The following coding sequences are from one Nicotiana tomentosiformis chromosome 3, ASM39032v3, whole genome shotgun sequence window:
- the LOC138908607 gene encoding uncharacterized protein, producing MALATECKLLTQKEQLTVHSHAIKVAWHKPLLNFYKLNIDDAFKEKENLGGLGGVFRNHIGHWIAGFQHHCPAISALQTELEALKEGLNIALTKGFTPQIIETDATKVVNAPAEAAVNPT from the exons ATGGCCCTAGCAACTGAGTGTAAGCTGCTTACTCAAAAAGAACAACTTACTGTTCATTCCCATGCAATAAAAGTTGCATGGCACAAACCTCTTTTAAATTTCTACAAGCTCAACATAGACGACGCGTTCAAAGAGAAAGAAAACTTAGGGGGTTTAGGAGGCGTATTCAGGAATCATATTGGCCACTGGATAGCAGGCTTTCAACACCACTGCCCAGCTATATCAGCACTACAAACAGAGCTAGAAGCACTTAAGGAAGGCCTCAATATAGCATTAACGAAGGGATTCACTCCACAAATCATTGAAACTGACGCAACAAAG GTGGTTAATGCTCCAGCTGAAGCAGCCGTCAATCCAACATAA